A genomic segment from Sparus aurata chromosome 10, fSpaAur1.1, whole genome shotgun sequence encodes:
- the LOC115590414 gene encoding uncharacterized protein LOC115590414 — translation MKNSTVLTALLLCSLSWISVLGSEFQAVEVQSGQEVTLLCSNFSSAITQIIWFRVVSRGQPRCVSHMFKATEPAKLCDGFQSGKFEMSSNISTLFLRIKQVDSSDSGLYFCGNYLSGAPVIVSSTYVQVEEMFGGITKLTSVILGGLTVSVMMVVICLVVKIKQLQKESTMERDLDSDDLRDAALRLYSTAIRNRRPASEREVETCVIYSASR, via the exons ATGAAGAACTCCACTGTGTTAACAGCTTTACTTCTCTGCAGCCTCA gcTGGATCTCTGTCTTAGGTTCTGAGTTTCAGGCTGTGGAGGTTCAGTCTGGTCAAGAAGTCACTTTGCTGTGCTCCAACTTTTCAAGTGCTATCACCCAGATAATCTGGTTCAGAGTGGTCAGTAGAGGCCAGCCCCGCTGCGTTTCCCACATGTTCAAGGCTACTGAACCTGCGAAACTCTGTGATGGATTTCAAAGTGGAAAATTTGAAATGAGCTCCAACATCTCCACTCTGTTTCTCAGAATCAAACAAGTGGACTCATCTGACTCTGGACTGTATTTCTGTGGAAATTATTTGAGCGGAGCCCCAGTTATTGTCAGTTCAACATATGTACAGGTTGAAG AAATGTTTGGAGGAATAACAAAGCTGACCAGTGTGATCCTGGGCGGTCTGACTGTTTCCGTCATGATGGTCGTCATTTGTCTGGTTGTCAAAATCAAACAGCTTCAGAAAG AATCCACAATGGAGAGAG ATCTGGACTCTGATGACCTAAGGGATGCAGCACTGAGACTGTATTCAACAGCAATCAGAAACAGGAGGCCTGCATCAGAGAGGGAAGTGGAGACTTGTGTCATTTATTCGGCCAGTAGATAG